A genome region from Candidatus Nealsonbacteria bacterium includes the following:
- a CDS encoding SAM-dependent methyltransferase, whose amino-acid sequence MEGFLKPEEILKQLNLKEEMTAVDFGSGSGGWAIPLAKILKEGEVYAIDVLEEPLSALKGKANLSNISNIKTIRADIERDKGSGLKDNSLDLVLITNLLFQIEEKEKVVKEAKRVVKKEGKILIVDWKVDSSFGPKEGKISAEAVKKIAKELGLQFKKEIGAGGYHYGLLFEKT is encoded by the coding sequence ATGGAAGGCTTTCTTAAACCAGAAGAAATTTTGAAACAGCTTAATCTTAAAGAAGAAATGACAGCTGTTGATTTTGGTTCAGGCTCCGGGGGTTGGGCTATTCCTTTAGCTAAAATTTTAAAAGAGGGAGAGGTTTATGCCATAGATGTTTTAGAGGAACCCCTTTCTGCCCTGAAAGGAAAAGCCAACCTTTCGAATATTTCTAATATTAAGACAATTCGCGCTGATATAGAAAGAGACAAAGGATCCGGGCTCAAAGATAATTCTTTAGACTTGGTTTTAATAACTAATCTTTTGTTTCAGATTGAAGAAAAGGAGAAAGTTGTAAAAGAGGCCAAAAGGGTTGTAAAAAAAGAAGGGAAAATCTTGATTGTTGACTGGAAAGTAGATTCGTCATTTGGGCCCAAAGAAGGAAAAATTTCAGCAGAGGCAGTAAAAAAAATCGCCAAAGAGCTTGGCCTGCAGTTTAAAAAAGAAATTGGAGCCGGAGGATATCATTATGGACTTTTATTCGAAAAGACTTGA
- a CDS encoding Hsp20/alpha crystallin family protein — METKEKPKRKPKEVKVENDETQKGWPKQEGQLAIDVYQTDSYIVIQAPIAGIRKEDLDISIENDVVIIRGDRKKPSEAEEKKYFYQECYWGPFSREIILPDEGDPSRAEASMKEGILTLKIPRIQREKTRKIKIKE, encoded by the coding sequence GTGGAAACTAAAGAAAAACCGAAAAGAAAACCAAAAGAAGTGAAAGTAGAAAACGATGAAACTCAAAAAGGGTGGCCAAAACAAGAAGGACAATTAGCTATCGATGTTTATCAAACAGATTCCTATATTGTTATCCAGGCTCCCATTGCCGGAATCAGAAAAGAGGACCTAGATATTTCTATTGAAAATGATGTAGTCATTATTAGGGGTGATAGAAAAAAACCTTCTGAAGCTGAAGAAAAAAAATATTTCTATCAAGAATGTTATTGGGGACCATTCTCAAGAGAAATTATTTTGCCTGACGAAGGAGACCCTTCAAGGGCTGAAGCCTCAATGAAAGAAGGAATTCTAACTTTAAAAATCCCTCGAATTCAACGAGAAAAAACAAGAAAAATTAAGATTAAAGAATGA
- a CDS encoding PrsW family intramembrane metalloprotease, with product MIFLLYIVLGLAPSIIWLLFFLRKDVHPESNRMIILVFLLGMAIVPLVAIAECIPIGFHPEGGAIKCFLPSFFKDFLPLGGLLYIFLGVATIEEIAKFLVIKIKVLKSSELDEPLDIPLYMIIAALGFAAVENILVLSFPEKPLLIKEASIIIAFRFVGATFLHALASGTLGYFLARSFFTPKQKRKLLFTGFTLAIVLHGLFNFSIIKIGENMMVKNGQIILVNPQIFYFSLSALIAILVGLAVFVTFGFRDLKKLASICKITTNQSANSNH from the coding sequence TTGATTTTTCTTCTCTATATCGTTCTTGGCTTAGCCCCCAGTATTATCTGGCTTCTGTTTTTTCTTAGAAAAGATGTGCATCCTGAATCAAACCGAATGATTATCTTAGTTTTTCTGCTGGGAATGGCAATAGTTCCTTTGGTAGCTATAGCAGAATGTATTCCAATCGGATTTCACCCAGAAGGTGGAGCAATAAAATGTTTTCTGCCTTCATTCTTTAAAGATTTTCTTCCGTTGGGAGGCCTTCTTTATATCTTTTTGGGCGTAGCTACAATTGAAGAAATTGCTAAATTTTTAGTAATAAAAATAAAAGTCCTCAAAAGCTCAGAACTTGATGAGCCCTTAGATATTCCTCTTTATATGATAATTGCGGCCTTGGGTTTTGCGGCAGTTGAAAATATCCTTGTTTTATCCTTTCCCGAAAAACCGCTTTTAATTAAGGAAGCCTCGATAATCATTGCCTTTCGTTTCGTCGGGGCCACTTTTTTACACGCTTTAGCTTCTGGAACTCTGGGTTATTTTCTGGCCAGATCATTCTTTACACCCAAACAAAAAAGGAAATTATTATTTACAGGATTCACCCTGGCTATTGTCTTGCATGGCCTCTTTAATTTTTCTATAATAAAGATTGGGGAAAACATGATGGTTAAAAACGGACAGATAATTCTAGTTAACCCGCAGATATTCTATTTTTCTCTTTCCGCTTTAATAGCTATTCTAGTTGGCTTGGCTGTCTTTGTAACTTTTGGCTTTAGGGATTTAAAAAAGTTGGCCAGTATTTGTAAAATAACCACTAATCAAAGCGCTAATTCAAATCACTAA